Genomic window (Rossellomorea aquimaris):
AATACAGACAATACCAAACAAATGGCCGTGTCTTCTTTTATTCTCGTTGTGTTCGTAATGAGTTGTATCGTGTATGCAGCAAGGAGACCCGTGGCGGCAGCACCAATCAATAGTACAAAGAAATTTTTCTCACCCATGAACATAAATGCAAAACAGATTCCCGGCAATGCTGCATGGGCGACCGCATCCCCTATTAGACTTTGTTTCCTTAGTAAAGCAAAGCTGCCTAAAACTCCGCTCGCAATCCCCAGTAATAAGGTACTCAGCAACACCCATTGTGTATTTCCGTCCGTTAAAATCGATTGCCATAAATGATTCATCTTATTCACCTCTTTCTATGGATGAATTAACATTTGATCCTTTTCCAGGAAAGATAATTTCCCTCCATAGGTTAGTTGTAAATTCTCTACGCTAAACACATCTTTCGTTGGACCATAGGCGATCGTTTTTCTATTCAGTAACAGCGTCCAATCAAAATACTCTGTAACAGTTTGTAAATCATGATGAACAACCAACACGGTCTTGCCTTGTTCCTTTAATTCATTCAATAAGGATATGATCGCTTTTTCCGTTGCAGCATCCACACCAACAAACGGTTCATCCATGAAATAGACTTCCGCTTCCTGAGCCAGTGCCCTGGCAAGGAAAACTCTTTGCTGCTGCCCCCCTGATAGCTGACTTATTTGTCTTGATGCAAATTGAGTCATTCCTACTTTATCGAGACACTCCATTGCAAATTGAACATCTTTTTTTGATGGTCTCCTAAACCATCCTAAATGACCATATCTCCCCATTAATACGACATCCAATGCATTGGTAGGGAAATCCCAATCTACAGATCCACGCTGAGGGACGTACCCAACTAATTTGCTTTTAGGGGAATACGATTTTTCAAAGATTTTGATATCACCGGATGAGCGGGGAATCAAACCCAGAATCGCTTTAATTAATGTGGATTTTCCTGCACCGTTAGGCCCGACAATTCCGATTAACCTCCCTTTGGGAACAGAAAACTCTACGTTCATCAAAACCGGTTTTCTATGATATGCAACGGTTAATCCCTTAATATCAACTGAATTCATGGTATCGCCTCCTAAGACTTACTTTAGTCCCTCTACAATCGTATCAACGTTATGCTTATACATACCGATGTACGTTCCTTCCTCTGTTCCTTCTTTCCCCATAGCATCTGAGAATAATTCCCCGCCTTTTTCGACTTCATGGCCTTTATCTTGTGCCCCTGCTATAACAGCGTTTATCGATTTTTCAGAGATACTTGATTCTACAAACACAGCTTTGATGTTCCTGTCTACCAATGTATTTACAAGAGACTGCACATCTGCTAATCCATATTCAGCATCTGTACTCAGACCTTGTAATCCCATAACTTGAAGATCGTATTTTGCTCCGAAGTAATTAAATGCATCATGAGCTGTTACAAGAACTCTTTGTTCTTCTGGAATCTTTGACATTTCTTCCATAGCATATGCTTTCAGTTCATCTAATTCCGCAAAGTACTTTTCAGTATTTCGAATGTAATCTTCTTTGTTTTCAGGATCTTTCTCGATTAGTCCGTCCCGCACTTGCTCCAATGCAATTTTCCATAAATCAATATCGAACCACACATGCGGGTCTGTTGCCGTATTATCTGCCTGATCTTTACGAAGCTTATCTTTAGGTATACTATCCGCGATTGCATAAGTCGGTTTTTCCTTGTTCATTTTTTCGAAGATCTCAAGCATTTTCCCTTCTAAATGGAGACCGCTATAGAAAATAATATCCGCTTCCTGAAGTTTACCAATATCCGACTGTTTAGCCTTGTAAAGATGAGGATCCACACCAGGTCCCATTAAACTTTGAACCTCTACATGCTCTCCTCCAATATTTTTAACCGCATCCCCTATTTGCCCTATTGTTGTCGTAACGACTATTTTATCGTTTTTAGTACCAGTGGTAGTTGCACCACAGCCTGATAGGATAAGTCCTGCTGCTAAAATAAGGATCATCCCGACAAGAGCCATTAATCTTATTTTCATGTTTGATCTCCTCTCCAACTCATAAGTTTTTTGATATCTACTACATCTACATTATTCATGAAACTTATATATGTTCACTTTTTTTTACACAAGTAATTTCTTTTTTACAAGACTACAAAAGTTTCCTTAGTGCAATAAAAGTTTCCTTAGTGCAAATTTTATTTCCTTACTCAATATTTGTCAATACATATTAACCAAATTGTTTAAACATTTCCGCAAAAAAAGGAGGGAATGTTGACTCGAAAATCGTCATATTGTATAGTAAAGACATCATTGAAGTGTACGATTTTTATGCTTATTTCTAACGTATGAGAGTCAATCATTTCGTGAAAACTATTTTCCAGAGGCACAAACGTGCTTGAACGATTTAGGAGGATTCGAAAATGCAAAATGGTAAAGTAAAATGGTTCAACAATGAAAAAGGATTTGGATTCATCGAAGTTGAAGGTGGAGACGATGTATTCGTTCACTTCTCAGCGATTCAAGGCGAAGGGTTCAAAGCATTAGAAGAAGGTCAAGAAGTTTCTTTCGACGTTGTTGAAGGAAATCGCGGACCTCAAGCAGCAAACGTAGTTAAATTATAATCGCTCGAACAATATAGCATACCAAAGGGCAGCAATTCTTAGGTACACCTAAGAATTGCTGCCCTTTAATTTCAATTCAATTTTTGTCCGTAATTTCGAATTTGTTCTCCTATGGTGCACTTTTCTATACAAAAGCGGTGAGCATAGGTTTTTCCATACTCTTTGCGAAAGTGTGCTTTGAGTAAGCAGTCGTTGCAGTAGGTGTCTATGAGCTCATCCACTTTATCCACCACTTCTTTTCGATTCATGTAATCACTCCTAAGCTTCTTCAAGGACTTACTGTGTATTGTTATTTATAGGGTATATAGTAGCGATCAAAATTATTCTATTCGTTTGTTGCTGTGGACTTTTGTCCCTTGTAAGGCTTGATTGGCCAACTTATCCGCTTCCTTATTATCTTTTCTGTTCAACACGACCCAATTGATTTTCAATCGAAGCTTTTTGATCAGGGCTTCAATACGATCGAGCCATCGACTCAGACCCTCTTCATAACAAGGCCATTCCCCTTCCAGCTGTTTTATTACCACCTGGGAATCTCCATTAATCGCACAAGGTACATTTTTCACGCCGATTTCATCAAGCAATCCGAGGGCAATATGTAAAGCTGCGTATTCTGCTTCATTATTATTCTCAATTTCCTCGAGGAGTTCATTTTTTCTGATTCTAAATGATTCTCCACCTTTATCGTAATAGATGACAATCCCTGCGCCGGCAATGAGCGATTCCTTATCAAACCCTCCGTCGAAATACACAACGATGTTTTCAGGTTCCTTTTCTAATTCCTGATTCAGTTTGATAAATTCCTTCCTTGACCACGAATTCCCCATTTCATCTATGATTTCAAGATCATGGACTCTTCCGGTTTTCATCAGATCATCGATATGAATCATTGTTTCTTTTCTTGGGAAGTAGTTGGATTCAAACCAAATACTCGATGCTGTTTTACTTGCATATTTAAATTTTAATTTCATTTCCATAATCATTCACTCCTTTTTCTTCATACGATTGTTCATTTTTGCTTTTATTTGTATAATGAGGACTATTGTTTCATTTACATGTTCATTAGGAGGACTTTATATGTTTAATATATGGTTTGGGTTAGTCTTCGTTCTCATTACATTCTCATTACTTCTGATTATGTATCGAATGTTTGGAAGGACCGGACTGTTTGTATGGATAGGGATATCTACGATACTTGCTAACTTACAGGTCGTTAAAACGATTGAAATTTTCGGGTTGACCGCTACTTTAGGGAATGCCATGTACGGAACCGCTTTTTTAGTAACGGATATCCTTAACGAAAAATATGGAAAGAAACAAGCCCAGAAAGCGGTGTGGCTGGGGTTCTTCACTTTAATCGTTATGACTATTATTATGCAGCTCGTGTTAGTATTTCAACCACATCCTGAAGATTTCGCCCAAGAATCTCTGGCAACTATCTTTGGGATCATTCCTAGAATTGCTCTTGGAAGCTTGGTCGCTTACCTGGTGAGTCAATTAACAGACGTGTATATCTTCACGTATTTAAAGAGGAAATTCCCTTCAGATTCACAATTTTGGATTCGTAATAACGGAAGTACGATGGTGAGCCAGCTTTTGGATACTCTTGTATTCACAAGCATTGCTTTCCTGGGAGAATATCCAATGGGTGTTTGGTTTGAAATATTCATTACTACCTATCTCCTCAAATGGGTCATATCCATTATTGATACCCCATTTGGTTATGTGGCAAAACGATTTCCTAAAGATGTGTGATAGTTGGTTGGAGCCTGGGGAACTGGTTTTCCCCAGGCTCTTTCATTGGAGGGACGGATTACGGATTCGTTCTCCCTACCTTCTATTTAATGTGCTACTATAATATTATTCTAAAGATGTACTTTGAGGTGAACGCATATGATCGAAGTGAATATTGATGGGGCAAGTGCTGGTAACCCCGGGCCAAGTGGTGCCGGAATATTGATTAAAAACAACGGAGAAGTGGAAAAACATTCCATCCCTTTAGGGGTCATGGATAATCATGAAGCTGAATTCCTTGCATGCAAGAAAGCTCTGGAGATCTGTTTAGAAAAACATGCTGATACCGTGTGGCTGAAGAGTGATTCTCAAGCTGTCGTTCATGCGATTGAGAAAGAGTTTGTACGGAATGCTCAATATAAGCAGTTACTCCATGATATATTGGACATGACGAAGCAAATAGACCTTTTCTTCATAAAGTGGATACCCAGTAAAGAAAATAAAGCTGCAGATGAGCTTGCCCGAAAAGCCATTCATCTGAACTAAAGAGTGAAATAGGAGGCCGATTGGTGGCCCTCCTATTTTTTATGGTGTGAAGTATGGGGTCAAATGGAATTGCTTCGTTTTATCGACCGTTATCTGGATTTATCGACCGATCTTTCATTTATCAATCGTATTTTCAATATACCGACCGTTCTACAAAAATCGACAGACCCACACCAACAAAACAAAGACCATCAAAAAGGAAGCAACCCTTTCTGACGGTCTCCTTTATTATGCTTGTCGGATCTGAACGAGCCGCCTCCGCTTTTCTATTATCCAGCTACGGCGGCTAGACCCTCGAGGTCATAAGTCAAACCATCCATAAAGGCAAATAGCGCCTTTCCGGATGGTTCGTCTTATGCTTGTCGGATCTGAACGAGCCGCCTCCGCTTTTCTATTATCCAGCTACGGCGGCTAGACCCTCGAGGTCATAAGTCAAACCATCCATAAAGGCAAATAGCGCCTTTCCGGATGGTTCGTCTTATGCTTGTCGGGTCTAAACGAGCCGTCTCCGCTTTTCTAGGCCAATCCCTGATTCACCATCCATCTGAGCGCTTCTTTTCGGGATGCGATGTTTTGGGAATGGAGTCTTTCTAATATGGACATGTAAAAACTGCTATCGAATTGTTTTTGAGCTTTTAATGTGATTTCAATGGCGCTATTGACCAGTTCATCCGGGGCATCTGTATATTTTTTGCCAAAATAGATGAAGCCAATTGCGTCTTCTTGAAATTTGAAGCCTTTGTTTTCAAGATCTATGAGAAATTCTTCTGTTGTCTTTTTCACGTTTCTCCTCACCTTATCGCCACTTTATCTTCTCTTATCTTACAGAAAATTTTTTCTTTTGCCTATCCTTTTTCGAAAACAGGAAGGCAATGTAACCCATAAATGAGCCGAGTAACGCACCGCCAACGACTTCTTGAGGCTGATGTCCCAGCATTTCTTTCAGTCTTTTTGGCTTTTTCTCTTCGAATTCCACCGTTTCTTTTTCATGAGCTTTTCTAACGAGCTCATCCAAACTGTTTACTTTAAGGGTCAGTTCACCTGTTTGTCGTCGAATTCCTTGGGCATCGTACATCACGATTAGGCCAAAGATAAATGAAAGAGCAAAGTCAATCGTTTTGACCCCCCTCTTTAAGGCAATGAATGTTGTTAAAGAGGAAACCCCTGCACTATGGGAACTTGGCATACCCCCTGTCTGGAAAAACAGCTCAGGTTTCCATTCCTTCTTTTTCAAAAAATGCAGTGGAATCTTCAGACCCTGTGCGAGAGCTATACTGATAAGTGCTGTAACAATCCCTTTATTCACCCTTACACCTCCCTCTCTTTAGTTTGTCCTAAAATTCTCTGCACACAGGATATTTATTATGAACATAGCCAAAATAATAATGGTTACAGAAAAGGAGGGGTTTCGGTATGACAAAAGGAAACAATAAAAACAAAGGTAAAAATGCAAAAAGCGTGAATCCACAAGGAATATCCCAAGATGCAGAATTTTCCATGGAGCCGAAGAGCCAATTGGAAAATGCCGCTAAGAAATCGAATACAAAGTAAGCATTTCCACATCAAAAAGTGTCAGGGACTAAACGAGATCCCTGACACTCCTATAAATGGCTAGCTTGTGGCAACCATCACATTAGAACCTACTAAATATCTTCTAAGCACCTTCAACTCTAGGTCATCCACAAGGGAAAGCGTTTCGTGGGCAACGTTATTCCAACGAGCTTCCTCTACCGAAACAGATAGTGGCACCTCGCAGTGAATCTCAGCTAACTTTCTTGAAACGTGAAGCATGTCCAGATCGGCTTCAATCTTCTTTCGTTGAGATGGGGTTAACTCGTGCAAATTGTCGAGAATACCTGAAATATCATTATATTGTTGAATCAGCTTTAAAGCTGTTTTCTCGCCGATTCCTTTAACCCCGGGATATCCATCGCTTGTATCACCCATTAATGCTTTCACATCAATGAATTGATGAGGAGTAATCCCTCTCTCCTCCACAAAGATCTCTTTCGTATAGGTTTGATAGTTACCAAAGCCTTTTTTCAGAAGCATAATATCAATATTGTCGTCCAAAAGTTGCAGGAGGTCCTGGTCACCGCTCAGAACGGATACTTTGCGATCGGTTTGATGAATTTTGGCGAGAGTCCCAATACAATCATCTGCTTCATAACCCACTACCCCCACATTCGAAAGATTGAATCCTTCTGCCACCTCTTTTGCAAGATCAAATTGAGGAATCAGTTCAATCGGTGGTGCATTTCGATTCGATTTGTAGTCATTGAATACTTCATTACGGAATGTCTGACTCCCCATATCCCAGCATACTATGATATGTGTCGGCTTCACATGATCCGCTGCCATCAGTAAATGCTTCATAAACCCCTGAACTCCATTAGTGGGAAGTCCTTTTGAGTTCATCATGAATTGACCCGTTACGGCTGTTGCAAAAAAAGAACGAAATAATAGCGCCATACCATCTATAAGTAATAAATGCTCATTTTTATTATTCAATTCATACACTCCTCATCTCTCATTCTCGTTTTAGAACACTTTATAAAGTATAACATATACGAATAAATAGCTAATTGGAAAAGTGATGAACCTTTTCCAATTAGCTATTCGCCATTATTCCTTCTCCACCTTGTGATTCTCATAGGACACCCAATCACTGTAGCTTCCAACATAAAGTTTCACATGATTGAATCCCGCTTCCTTAAGTGCAATGAAATTCGGAGTAGCTGTTACACCGGAACCGCAATAGACAATCACTGGTTCATCTTTATTAAGATGAGCGAAACGAACATTACGCTGTTCTCCTTGAATAAAATATCCTTCCGTCACACCATCCGTCCATGGAAGGTTGGTGGCCCCTGGGATATGCCCCGGAATGCGGTCTATCGGTTCTTCATGGCCTAAGTATCTTTCTCTGCTACGGGAATCGATTAATGGGATGTCTCGATCCCCATTTGCAATACTCCTCACCTCATCCAGGGAAGCCACAATCGTTTCATTAAAGCTTGGACGATAGCTTTTTAGAGGATGTACAGGTACGGTCGATTCTGTTTCCCCTCCAGCCTTTTTCCAAGCTGCAAAGCCACCATTTAAGATATATACCTCCTCATGTCCGATGTATTGGAACAACCACCAGCATCGGCCAGCGAATGCACCTTCCTTTTCATCATAAATGACAACCATTGTATCATTATCAATACCGACATCCTCCACCTTGCGCAAAAAATTCTTCATATTCGGAAGGGGATGGCGCCCTCCATGCTTTTTCACATATCCTGATAGATCCTTTTCCAAATCGAAAAAGACGGATCCTGGAATATGACTTTCTTTGTACCGCTCCCGCCCCTCTGCCGGGTTTCCCAGAGAAAAACGACAATCAATGATTCTTAGATTCTCATCATGAATATGCTCACTTAGCCAATCCGTATCGACAATTGTCCTCATGATATTATCCCCCTCTTCTTCATTAATGACAGTACTTCCTCCTTGGGTTCCCAGCAAGAAAATTGATAAGTGGTTTTGGTTTCATAGCCCAGTCGGGAACAAAAATAGGAGGTCTTCTGATCAGTCTTGACACCTTGAATGTGAATACATGTAGCACAGCAATGATAAGGATTCGCCACGACCTTCCTCCTTCTTTTCTTTAAGCTTGAATCTGTTCGAGTTGCTCCAAATCATATTTTAGCTTGTTCAGGTCCTGAACGGTCTCTAATGCATCTATATTTGAATTGATCTGCTCCATCACCTGAATCAACATTTCTTCCTTAAGCTTGTCGAACTCTCTGCTTAAATACGAAGCACCCCAACCTTCCAGACGTTCCTGCTCCTGTTCTAAGTAGCTATCTGCAGGCAGTTGTAGTAATGCTTCCAATTTTTCCTGAACAATCTTTTTTCCGCCTTGTTCAAAGAAATGCTTTGGATTCTTAAATGAAGAAAAGGCTTCTTCGAATAGTCGCAGCTCTGTTTGTTTAAACGCGTTCTCAAATTCAATGGTGCTTCCATTTTTGTAATCCTGAGGAGATAATACCAGTTCTTTCTCCACCTGTTGAATCATTTCTTCAAGAACCAGCCACTGCTCACTCAGTAGTTTCTGTATGAACTGCTGAATGCGAAGGGAAGTGGCTCTCATTTCCTGAGCAAGATCAAATCCTACACTTGCAAGAAATTCCTTTAAACCTTCCTTTATCGCTTGGGATTGGTGGGAGTATTGCAGAAATAACCCTGAATGAAAGGCTTCCTTATAAAAATCGGATACCCGGAAAAATACCCTTTGCTTCACATAATGGACAAGTTCCTTCGATTCTTGTTGCATTTCGATTTCAAGTGGGTGGACGGATTTGGTATCGATAAGTGAGCGAACCTCAATCTTCGCATCGTTCAGCTCCTGTTTGCGTACTTCCTTATACGCTTTATCACTTGAAGCCGTATGAAAATATTGGTTAAATCGCTGCAGGCCTCTATTCCACTCACTGAGAGCGGAATCGATACTCATGCTCACTAATTCATTCTGTATAAATATTTTGAATTCCTTCTTAAATAGATGGATTCCTGACTTATTAGAATCTGATTCTCTAAGAGCCTGGAGAGAAGATACCCCAAAGATCCTCGGAAAACGGATTCCATATTGAATCAGCTGCGTCTCCACATAGTCGATCACTTCATTTTTTTCTTCCTCGTCGCTTGCAAGATCGATGGCATTGACTACAAAGAACATTTTATCTAATTCAAACGTGTCCTTCACGCGGCCCAATTGAATGAGGAATTCACGGTCTGCCTTGGCAAATGCATGGTTATAATAGGTCACAAAAAGTATCGCATCGGCATTTTTAATATATTCAAATGCAACTCCCGTATGACGTGCGTTAATCGAATCTGCTCCTGGTGTATCGACGAGTGTGATTCCCTGCCTTGTAATATCACAATCGTAATAGAGATCGATGGACTCCACAAAACAAGCTTGAGCTTCATCCGCTACAAATCCTCTATACTCTTCAAGATTGGCCATTTTTATCATTCCAAGACTTTCTTTAAAGGTGGGATAACCATTATAAAAAGCCTGGAGGAATGAAAGGTGTACATTTTCCTTACCGCTGCCTTCACTCGTTAAGGCAGGGACAACCTCCATTGCTTCATCAAGTGTTGAAACACTGCGATTGAAATAGGATAGAGAATGAACAATGTCTTGAAATAGCTGGTCGTACGTCTTGATTTGGACGTGAGCGGTCTCATGCTCACCGACTTCTGATACGGGATTGATCCGATTGATGGAGGCCGTTGTCGGATTCGGACTCACCGGGAGTATTTTCTTCCCTAATAGGGCATTGGCAAATGATGATTTCCCCGCACTAAACGCACCGAATAATGCGATGGTAAAGGATTGATTGGACAGTCGCTCTTTCTTTCCTTCTAATAAATCTGCCGCCTTTGTGAACCCTTTGTATCTCCTGAATACACTGGTCATCTTTTCTAATCGTTCGATAACCTCTTCAATGGAAGCTTGCTGTTGTTGCCGTGGCTCCGTCTCAATTTTTTCCCTGGTTAGTGTTGTTATCTCTTTCTGATCGAACTCCATGTCACTTGCAAGAATATAATCTTCCGCCCTTGCCTTCCAACTCACAATCCACTGTTGAAGAACAGAATCCGCTCGTCTCTGATCGACATCAATGCTCATTAAATTTCGAAGTTGGGTAGTCTTTTCTTCATGTAATGTGTTCCATTGATAGATGACTCCTGTTTTCTTTTGCAGTTCTTTAAGGTCCTCCTCTAAAGCTGAATTCTCTACTGCAGATGCGCTTTCCACTTCATTCAAAGTTGCTTCAATCAAATCATTTGTAATATTTCTGGCTTTCCTCTTTAATTCCTCCGAAAGATCATCACAGTATTGGAGAACGTAATCACTCGTAATTCCTGCACCAGGTTTGATCAGATCGATAAGAAATTTTTCATCCACTTCAAGAGATAATTGATCCCACTTCATGCGTTGACCTGATGAAGGACTGTATTCTTTGTCCATGTTTTTCCCCAGTGTCTTCAAATGCCACTCTAATTGAGCTTCGATCCGGGTATTTATATCTTCTTTAAATTTCCGGGTTCTGACCGCTTTTTCGTCTTCTGTTTTTTGTTTCGAAAATAAAAATCCTACTTTAAAGTCTGGTTGTCTGCTTTCGAGAAAATCCTTCGCTAATTCTCTTGTTTCAAACGGCATTAAATACGCATTTTTAAGGATTTCTTTTCTTTCATCCTCAAAATGTTCTTTTATCGCTTTTACGTTATTTTTTGCTAAAGTATCAATCAATCTTCTTTCAGTTTGCAGAAGGACATCTTTGTCATTCCATTCTTCAGGGGTCAGGAGGCCCCTTCCATTTTCTTCAATTTTCTCAAGAGCTTCCTCATACCATTTCTCATGCTCAGACCGCAATTGGGAGAGTGCTGATTCTGCAGAGGCTTCTATCAATTCACTTTTCTTCTTCACCTGCTCTTCAATAAATGACTCTAATTTTTCAAGATCATTATGAGGATGATTTGGAGCTTTTAAACTTGTAAAATACATCCCGTTGGGCACAACACCCCAAGAAGCAAACGAATTCTCTACACTTTGTTTAAAGTCGCTGAATGCCAATTCTTCTTCCTGGTGCTTATCAATCTGGTTTACAATGAGATAAAGCTTAACTCCATGACGGATCATTTCCTTTGTGAACTCGAAGTTCACCTGAGATTGAACGTGGTTATAATCCATCACAAAAAAGACGGAGTCAGCAAGATGAATGGCCGATTCCGTTGACAGTCTGTGGGCATCATCCGTGCTGTCTACACCCGGGGTATCTAAAATCGATACACCCTCCGGCATCTCACTTTTGCTTCGACCTATTTCTACAGAATATACTTCCTCTCCGTTTTTGCAGAAGTCCTTAATGGTGGAGAACTCATACGGTGCCTGAAAGTATAGGGGTTGTGAATGATGATAATGAATTTTTGCGAAATCAGTTGATGCATGGTGCACCTTTACTAAATTTGCACTGGTAGGGATTGGACTCGACGGGAGGATTTCTTCTCCCATTAAGTGATTGATCATCGTTGATTTTCCTGCAGAGAAATGACCGCAAAAGGCTAAAATCAATTCATGGTTGTGTAATTTCTCTGCTAATCTCTCTACCTTTGAAGCCCGCTCGTCGTCTCCGTTTTGAAGGAACCGATCGTGGTAGGCTGTAAGTTGTTGCAATGTATTATGTAATTGTATACTTTTATGCTCTATCTGACTCATTGTACTAGTTCCTTTCTGTTTTCAGAAAAATGGTAACGGTTTTATTTTATCGTATTTATCTCAATTTCTCTATGAAATCATATCAAGCAAAGGAAATAATGATTACGGTATCAGTATATGCAGATGGTTTATTGAGTGAAAAAATACGCTCTTTTCGTAAAGATTGTTGTTTTTAACAGAAGTTCTGCAAGGCTCTGTCAATTAGTGTGTGCTGATGGTGAGGGGAGCTGCTCCGCTTTCCGCGGACGTTCGGCCGAGCCTCCTAGGCTTCGCTTCCGGGGTCTCGGCACGCCCGAAATCCGCCGGAGTCTGCGCAGTTCCCCTCACCATCTTTAACAGTATTTTCATGACAGAGCTTCAAGGTGTGCAAGAAACTAGAAAAAATAATCCTTCTTCCTTAAAAGGAAAATCAATCTCTACTTAACTTAAATGAGATTGTTTGCTAAAATTCTTGTTTAAATTGTTTTCCGTAAAGGATTCATGCTTAGAAAGTTGATTGGAGCGGAAGGATGATCGACTCCTGCGGGAATAGCTGGACAGGTGAGACCCCGGAGGCGCAGCCGAGGAGGCTCACCGCCAGCCCCGCGGAAAGCGAGCATCCTGGAGCGGAAATCAACTATTACTTTCTCCTCTACAATAGCAACAAACTTTACGAAAAGAGCCAAAAAATAAAAAAGCCCTCTTCCGGAGAAGAGGGCTATGTATCTATCGAGTTGTTTCGGTTGCAATCAGGTTTGAATGAACAAAGGTTTTTGAGTTTTTCTGGTATGAAGATATTTTCTTTTCTTGTGCTGAATTCTTCATCACATTTGATAAGACATACTTCATCATGAAGCCATACACTATTACAGTAAACACAATCAGAAACCATACCATATTTGTCTCCACCCTTTTGTTATTTTATAAATGAGAATAATTTTCATCTTCAATTAGAATCTTATCAAAAACGAGAATCATTTTCAATATGAAATTTATTTTTCTTTTCTGAAGAGGGGAATCCAGCCTTTAGTATGAAGGTGGATC
Coding sequences:
- a CDS encoding dynamin family protein; this encodes MSQIEHKSIQLHNTLQQLTAYHDRFLQNGDDERASKVERLAEKLHNHELILAFCGHFSAGKSTMINHLMGEEILPSSPIPTSANLVKVHHASTDFAKIHYHHSQPLYFQAPYEFSTIKDFCKNGEEVYSVEIGRSKSEMPEGVSILDTPGVDSTDDAHRLSTESAIHLADSVFFVMDYNHVQSQVNFEFTKEMIRHGVKLYLIVNQIDKHQEEELAFSDFKQSVENSFASWGVVPNGMYFTSLKAPNHPHNDLEKLESFIEEQVKKKSELIEASAESALSQLRSEHEKWYEEALEKIEENGRGLLTPEEWNDKDVLLQTERRLIDTLAKNNVKAIKEHFEDERKEILKNAYLMPFETRELAKDFLESRQPDFKVGFLFSKQKTEDEKAVRTRKFKEDINTRIEAQLEWHLKTLGKNMDKEYSPSSGQRMKWDQLSLEVDEKFLIDLIKPGAGITSDYVLQYCDDLSEELKRKARNITNDLIEATLNEVESASAVENSALEEDLKELQKKTGVIYQWNTLHEEKTTQLRNLMSIDVDQRRADSVLQQWIVSWKARAEDYILASDMEFDQKEITTLTREKIETEPRQQQQASIEEVIERLEKMTSVFRRYKGFTKAADLLEGKKERLSNQSFTIALFGAFSAGKSSFANALLGKKILPVSPNPTTASINRINPVSEVGEHETAHVQIKTYDQLFQDIVHSLSYFNRSVSTLDEAMEVVPALTSEGSGKENVHLSFLQAFYNGYPTFKESLGMIKMANLEEYRGFVADEAQACFVESIDLYYDCDITRQGITLVDTPGADSINARHTGVAFEYIKNADAILFVTYYNHAFAKADREFLIQLGRVKDTFELDKMFFVVNAIDLASDEEEKNEVIDYVETQLIQYGIRFPRIFGVSSLQALRESDSNKSGIHLFKKEFKIFIQNELVSMSIDSALSEWNRGLQRFNQYFHTASSDKAYKEVRKQELNDAKIEVRSLIDTKSVHPLEIEMQQESKELVHYVKQRVFFRVSDFYKEAFHSGLFLQYSHQSQAIKEGLKEFLASVGFDLAQEMRATSLRIQQFIQKLLSEQWLVLEEMIQQVEKELVLSPQDYKNGSTIEFENAFKQTELRLFEEAFSSFKNPKHFFEQGGKKIVQEKLEALLQLPADSYLEQEQERLEGWGASYLSREFDKLKEEMLIQVMEQINSNIDALETVQDLNKLKYDLEQLEQIQA